In a single window of the Agromyces sp. H17E-10 genome:
- a CDS encoding LacI family DNA-binding transcriptional regulator, with the protein MSENGNGRREVTVSDVAAAAKVSKATAARALGDYGAVSDAVRDRVQRAAEDLGYRPNALARTMSTGRSNTLGIVVGDIENPFFAQATRGAADVAVAAGFDLILSNSDEVAAAEAKAIAVQLAKRVDGLLVAPASSLDATNLLPVVESGRPLVLFDRAVPGLAVDTVIAANRAGARRLTELLLAAGHRRIAFISTIAHDGDYRLGDTLSSTSVADRVEGFTSALAEAGVPHPDRFVHVNARRDGVEVLAERILGSAEPATAIIASDSLVALAAFRAARRIGVSIPDEVSLVAFDDADWTELTTPGVTVMSQPIHEIGAEAARLLIRRIGGDGAPPVTKVLDQHLVERDSVAPPRA; encoded by the coding sequence GTGAGCGAGAACGGCAATGGCCGCCGCGAGGTGACCGTGAGCGACGTCGCCGCCGCCGCGAAGGTCTCGAAGGCGACCGCGGCACGGGCGCTCGGCGACTACGGGGCGGTCAGCGACGCCGTGCGCGACCGCGTGCAACGCGCCGCCGAAGACCTCGGGTATCGACCCAACGCACTCGCCCGCACCATGAGCACCGGCCGCTCGAACACGCTCGGCATCGTCGTCGGCGACATCGAGAACCCGTTCTTCGCACAGGCGACTCGGGGTGCCGCCGACGTCGCCGTCGCCGCCGGGTTCGACCTCATCCTCTCGAACTCCGACGAGGTCGCGGCCGCCGAGGCGAAGGCCATCGCCGTACAGCTCGCGAAGCGCGTCGACGGGCTGCTCGTCGCCCCCGCATCGTCGCTCGACGCGACGAACCTGCTGCCCGTCGTCGAATCGGGGCGACCGCTCGTGCTCTTCGACCGCGCCGTTCCCGGACTCGCGGTCGACACCGTCATCGCCGCGAACCGCGCGGGCGCTCGCCGCCTGACCGAGCTGCTGCTCGCCGCAGGACATCGCCGCATCGCGTTCATCTCGACGATCGCCCACGACGGCGACTACCGGTTGGGCGACACCCTCTCGTCGACGTCGGTCGCCGACCGCGTCGAGGGCTTCACGTCGGCACTCGCCGAAGCGGGGGTACCGCACCCCGACCGATTCGTGCACGTCAACGCGCGCCGCGACGGCGTCGAGGTGCTCGCCGAGCGCATCCTCGGATCGGCCGAACCGGCGACCGCGATCATCGCCTCCGACAGCCTCGTCGCGCTCGCCGCATTCCGCGCCGCGCGCCGCATCGGCGTCTCGATCCCCGACGAGGTCTCGCTCGTCGCGTTCGACGACGCGGACTGGACCGAGCTCACCACCCCCGGGGTGACGGTCATGTCGCAGCCGATCCACGAGATCGGCGCGGAGGCCGCCCGGCTGCTGATCCGCCGCATCGGCGGCGACGGCGCACCCCCGGTCACGAAGGTGCTCGACCAGCATCTCGTGGAGCGAGACTCGGTGGCGCCGCCGCGCGCGTAG